One Glycine soja cultivar W05 chromosome 2, ASM419377v2, whole genome shotgun sequence genomic region harbors:
- the LOC114371505 gene encoding dehydration-responsive element-binding protein 2F-like gives MEGCKMFPPKPWKKGPTRGKGGPQNSSCEYRGVRQRTWGKWVAEIREPKKRTRLWLGSFATAEEAALAYDEAARRLYGPDAYLNLPHMMMQPTIFTNSTATKSHKYFKWFPSKNFISMFPSRGGLLNLNAQPSVHVIHQKLQELKQNGVVATSQTQSSPHTSSLSTHPKVVDLENFDIQNHAEILPPLQEGNSRVSSQKTIVGDFEEKPQIDLLEFLQQMGILKEEREEEKTNSSGSSTTVSEAASRDESSEQAGVFSDMSSVNWEELIEMHEHDHGVADSFYRASEEIQFEAYDINEDLTFSPSIWNY, from the coding sequence ATGGAAGGTTGCAAAATGTTTCCACCAAAGCCATGGAAGAAAGGGCCAACAAGGGGCAAAGGTGGCCCTCAAAACTCCTCATGTGAGTATAGAGGTGTTAGGCAAAGAACATGGGGCAAATGGGTGGCTGAGATAAGAGAGCCAAAGAAGAGAACAAGGCTCTGGCTTGGCTCTTTTGCCACAGCAGAAGAAGCTGCCTTGGCCTATGATGAGGCTGCAAGGAGACTCTATGGCCCTGATGCTTACCTTAACCTCCCCCACATGATGATGCAACCAACTATCTTCACAAATTCCACCGCCACCAAATCTCACAAGTACTTCAAGTGGTTCCCTTCCAAGAACTTCATTTCAATGTTTCCCTCAAGAGGTGGATTGCTCAACCTCAATGCTCAACCTAGTGTCCATGTCATCCATCAGAAGCTGCAAGAGCTTAAGCAAAATGGGGTGGTTGCAACAAGTCAAACTCAATCATCACCACATACTAGTTCATTGTCCACTCATCCAAAGGTGGTGGACCTTGAGAACTTTGACATCCAAAACCATGCAGAAATTCTTCCTCCACTGCAAGAGGGTAATTCTCGAGTTTCATCACAGAAAACTATTGTTGGTGATTTTGAGGAGAAGCCTCAGATTGACCTACTTGAGTTTCTTCAGCAGATGGGAATACTAAAGGAAGAAAGAGAGGAAGAGAAAACTAATAGCTCAGGAAGTTCAACAACAGTGTCTGAAGCTGCATCAAGAGATGAGAGCAGTGAACAAGCAGGAGTGTTTTCTGACATGAGTAGTGTTAACTGGGAGGAATTGATTGAGATGCATGAGCATGACCATGGAGTTGCAGATAGTTTTTATCGTGCATCAGAAGAAATCCAGTTTGAAGCATATGACATAAACGAGGACCTTACTTTCTCCCCTTCCATTTGGAACTATTAA